TCGACCAGTAGGAAGACACTAACCCCGCAACCCCTACATCTAGTGGTACGACGCGCCGCGTGTCGCACATGTTGTGGAAAGATCGCCTCGTGGGCCAATGTCAAGCTGGGCTCGACAGCTCCGACCAAGTACTGCGAGTCGCCGGTGGGGCGACGCCGTCGCCTGAGAGGAACCGGGATGAGCGATTTGCAGGAGCGGGTGCAGGCTGTCATCGACAGGCTGGTCGAGTCGGGAACCGAGACCGGGGTGCAGGCCGCCGTCTATCGCCGCGGCGAGTTGATCGTGGACGCGGTGGCCGGCGTCGCTGACAGCGAGACCGGGCGGCCGGTCGGGTCGGACACGCTGTTCTACGCCGCCTCCGCGGTCAAGGGCGTCGCCGCGACCGTCGTGCACGTGCTGGTCGAGCAGGGAGTCTTCGGTTACGACACCTTGGTGGCCGAGCTGTGGCCCGAGTTCGGTGCGCACGGCAAGGAGTCCGCGACGGTCAGACAGGTGCTGACTCGGCCGGGGTCCCGGCGGTGCCGGCCGACCTGACAGTGGAGCGGCTGTGTGACTGGGACGGGATGTGTGCGCTGATCGCCGACCTCGAACCGTGGTGGAAGCCGGGGGAGCGGGTCGGCTATCACGCTGTCACCTTCGGGTTCATCGTCGGCGAGATCGTCCGGCGGGCGACCGGGAAGCCGATGTCGCAGGTGCTGGCCGAGGGGATCGGGGAGCGACTGGGGGTCGCCGGCGAGTTGTTCTTCGGCGTACCGGCTGCTGCGCTGGACCGGGTGGCGCGCTGCGAGGACGACCCGGAGGGGGCGGCGATGTTCGCTTCGCTGCCACCGGACTTCCCGTTGTTCAAGGCTGCTCCTCTTCAGCTGTTCCCGAATGCCGCCTATGCCAACAACCCCGGCCTGATCAGCTCCGACGTGCCCGCCGGGGGAATCGTGACCGCCCGATCGATGGCCCGGATGTACGCCGCGCTGCTCGACGAGGTCGACGGTGTCCGGCTGGTGAGCCCGGCCCGGTTGCGGGAGATCGCGAGTCTTTCCACGGCCGGCAACGACGAGATGACCGGTGGCCCGGCGCGGTACGGGCTCGGCTACACGATCGGCCAGGTGGGGATGCGACCGGTCGCGCCGACCGTGTTCGGCATGGTGGGCTTCGGGGGCGGGGCGGCGTACGCCGACACGGCTACCGGCGTGGCGGTTGCTGTCACCAAGAACCGTTTCAACCCCGTTGAAATGAACGCCTTCGACCAGGTCTGGGAGCTGGCCACCGGGGCGCTTTCCTGAGAGCTGGTTGTGCCCCCGGCCCACTGGATGAACGGTGGGACAGGGGGACCTGACCGCCGGGGCGTTCTCCGGGCGGTGGAATGGAGCAGTCGCCCCAGCGGTCAGGCGCATCAGGACCGGCCGGATGACGGCCGGCGGGCTGGTCAGGCGGCCAGGGCGTGCAGGTCTTGCAGCGTCATGATCTCGGAGCCGTGGTGGATGAGTTCGCGGTTGAGCCGGAGGACGACGTGGCCGAAGGGCTCGGCGGCGTCGAGCTCCGTGGCTTGGGACAGGCCGACGGTCATCGCCTGCTCCTCGTCCAGCTCGGCGATCGAGTTGCTCCAGGCGTCCACCCAGTGCGCGAGCCAGGCGACCGCGTCCTGCGCGTTGCCGTGCAGGGTGATGTCGGCCCGGCCTTGCCTGCTCGCGCCGAAGGTCCACTCCCAGCGCTCGAAGAAGGTCTCGGTCAGATGCGCGATCAGCCAGGCGATGGTCCGCGGCCCCCGGTGATCCGGCTCGTCCGGCCATTGGGCGACCCACTCGCCGGACCCGAGCGATCTGAACCGGCCGGCATATTGCCGCCGGACGACGGTCAGCGCCTCGCTGCTCGGGCGCCAGAAGTACTCCTCGTCGGTCAGCGCGGCGAGCCGGCCCGACAACACCATCCAGCTGAAGCCGAGCTGCCCGCGCACCATCGCCATCGCCGATGGTCGCTGCAGGATGTCCCAG
The window above is part of the Kribbella voronezhensis genome. Proteins encoded here:
- a CDS encoding DinB family protein produces the protein MPEPFDWDILQRPSAMAMVRGQLGFSWMVLSGRLAALTDEEYFWRPSSEALTVVRRQYAGRFRSLGSGEWVAQWPDEPDHRGPRTIAWLIAHLTETFFERWEWTFGASRQGRADITLHGNAQDAVAWLAHWVDAWSNSIAELDEEQAMTVGLSQATELDAAEPFGHVVLRLNRELIHHGSEIMTLQDLHALAA